The Roseococcus microcysteis genome contains a region encoding:
- the glf gene encoding UDP-galactopyranose mutase, producing MRRRTPAAVPLICFSHLRWHSVFQRPQQLMSRFAAERPVHFFEEPVFHATAGLRVAPCPRTGVNVVTPLLPNPSDRAALRALLNAFMAEIGPAAAWYYTPMAFAFSAHLPWQAIAFDVMDELSAFRHAPADIKDWEDALMRRADVVFTGGASLYAARRGRHRNLHCFPSGVDLAHFMSARAPLDEPADQAHLPRPLLGYFGVVDERLDMGLLAGMAARRPDWHFAMVGPVAKLRPEELPQAPNLHWLGPKNYEELPRYLAHWDVALMPFAMNEATRFISPTKAPEYLAGGKRVLSTPVADVVRRYAGIRAVTIAEGVEGFLAAAEAAMAETGADDFVAVDDMLAEMSWDMIHDRMSALLAACGTGPTLAAPASCPRPAPIADHLVVGAGFAGSVMAERLARSGARVLVVDRRPHVAGNAFDEHDAAGLLVHRYGPHIFHTNSDEVLRYLSAFTAWRPYEHRVLAEVEAGLVPMPINRTTLSRVFNRELPDEAAAEAFLATLAEPMAHIANARDFVVSSVGRKLYEMFFRGYTLKQWGLDPSELDRSVTARVPTRLSEDDRYFQDRHQCMPLHGYTRMFENMLDHPNITVMTGTDFATVPRARFRHTVFTGPVDAYFGHRFGPLPYRSLVFEHETRAVEFAQPVATINHPGLDTPYTRTTEFKHMTGQAHRQTSLCRERSSAEGEPYYPVPNPANQALFKRYEALADAEPGVTFLGRLGTYRYMNMDQVVGQALAAARRLVAGQGAALAAE from the coding sequence GTGCGAAGACGCACGCCCGCCGCGGTTCCCCTGATCTGCTTCTCGCATCTTCGCTGGCACTCGGTGTTCCAGCGCCCGCAGCAGCTCATGTCGCGCTTCGCCGCGGAACGCCCCGTCCATTTCTTCGAGGAGCCGGTGTTCCACGCCACCGCCGGGCTGCGCGTCGCGCCATGCCCGCGCACGGGCGTGAATGTCGTCACCCCGCTTCTGCCCAACCCGTCGGACCGCGCGGCGCTGCGCGCATTGCTGAACGCCTTCATGGCCGAGATCGGCCCCGCCGCCGCCTGGTACTACACCCCCATGGCCTTCGCCTTCTCCGCGCACCTGCCCTGGCAGGCCATCGCCTTCGACGTGATGGATGAGCTGTCGGCCTTCCGCCACGCCCCCGCCGACATCAAGGATTGGGAAGACGCGCTGATGCGCCGGGCCGATGTGGTGTTCACCGGCGGCGCCAGCCTCTATGCGGCGCGCCGCGGCCGCCACCGCAACCTGCATTGCTTCCCCTCCGGCGTGGACCTGGCCCATTTCATGTCCGCCCGCGCGCCGCTGGACGAGCCCGCGGACCAGGCGCATCTGCCGCGCCCGCTGCTCGGCTATTTCGGCGTGGTGGACGAACGCCTCGACATGGGCCTGCTGGCCGGCATGGCCGCGCGCCGGCCGGACTGGCATTTCGCCATGGTCGGCCCCGTCGCGAAGCTCCGCCCGGAGGAACTGCCCCAGGCGCCCAACCTCCATTGGCTCGGGCCCAAGAACTATGAGGAGCTGCCCCGCTACCTCGCCCATTGGGATGTGGCGCTGATGCCCTTCGCCATGAACGAGGCCACGCGCTTCATCAGCCCGACCAAGGCGCCCGAATATCTCGCCGGCGGCAAGCGCGTCCTGTCCACGCCCGTGGCCGATGTGGTGCGCCGCTATGCCGGCATCCGCGCCGTCACGATCGCGGAGGGCGTCGAGGGCTTCCTCGCCGCCGCCGAGGCCGCCATGGCGGAAACCGGCGCCGACGACTTCGTGGCGGTGGACGACATGCTGGCCGAGATGTCCTGGGACATGATCCATGACCGCATGTCGGCGCTGCTCGCCGCCTGCGGTACTGGGCCGACCCTGGCCGCGCCCGCTTCCTGCCCGCGCCCCGCGCCCATCGCCGACCACCTGGTGGTGGGCGCGGGCTTCGCGGGTTCCGTGATGGCGGAGCGGCTGGCGCGCTCCGGCGCGCGGGTGCTGGTGGTGGACCGGCGGCCCCATGTCGCGGGCAACGCCTTCGACGAGCATGACGCGGCGGGCCTGCTGGTGCACCGCTACGGCCCGCACATCTTCCACACCAACAGCGACGAGGTGCTGCGCTACCTCTCCGCCTTCACGGCGTGGCGGCCCTATGAGCACCGCGTGCTGGCCGAGGTGGAGGCCGGGTTGGTGCCCATGCCCATCAACCGCACCACCCTCTCGCGGGTGTTCAACCGCGAGCTGCCGGACGAGGCGGCGGCGGAAGCCTTCCTCGCCACGCTGGCCGAGCCCATGGCGCATATCGCCAACGCGCGGGACTTCGTCGTCTCCTCCGTGGGGCGGAAGCTCTACGAGATGTTCTTCCGCGGCTACACGCTGAAGCAATGGGGCCTCGACCCGAGCGAGTTGGACCGCAGCGTCACCGCGCGCGTGCCGACGCGCCTCTCCGAGGATGACCGCTACTTCCAGGACCGGCACCAGTGCATGCCGCTGCACGGCTACACCCGCATGTTCGAGAACATGCTGGACCACCCGAACATCACGGTGATGACCGGCACGGACTTCGCCACGGTCCCGCGCGCGCGCTTCCGCCACACCGTCTTCACCGGCCCGGTGGACGCCTATTTCGGGCACCGCTTCGGCCCGCTGCCCTATCGCTCCCTCGTCTTCGAGCATGAGACGCGGGCGGTCGAGTTCGCCCAGCCCGTCGCCACCATCAACCATCCGGGGCTGGACACGCCCTACACCCGCACGACCGAGTTCAAGCACATGACGGGCCAGGCCCATCGCCAGACCAGCCTGTGCCGCGAACGCTCCTCGGCCGAGGGCGAGCCCTACTACCCGGTGCCCAACCCCGCCAACCAGGCGCTGTTCAAGCGCTATGAGGCGCTGGCCGATGCGGAGCCGGGGGTCACCTTCCTCGGCCGGCTCGGCACCTATCGCTACATGAACATGGACCAGGTGGTGGGCCAGGCCCTGGCCGCGGCGCGGCGCCTGGTGGCGGGGCAGGGGGCTGCGCTGGCCGCGGAGTAG
- a CDS encoding glycoside hydrolase family 1 protein, with protein MAFRSFVWGGFEGATQLYPDGRRVDSIAGSGHDRHAALDHALLRSLGIRTARESLRWHLIERQEGRFDWTSARAQIEGARAAGVEVIWDLCHWGVPEGLDIMGPAFPGRLARFAAAAARMLQAEGVATAGWVPVNEIGFWAWAGGTTGGFAPFLTGEGGALKAQLLHAHLAVVGALRAAGAHQPVILCEPLIHVVPRLGEDGSEAAARAQMEGAFEAVEWLLARDGQAFDVLGLNHYPHNQWDTQGERLHPGDPGHRPLRDLLAAVAARFPVRLALSETGAEEPEGDSWLGYVAAECAAALAAGVPLEGVCVYPVMDYPGWENDRHCPCGPIGQRERQRFVRPGQAAALAGLRPPAR; from the coding sequence GTGGCGTTCCGCAGCTTCGTCTGGGGCGGCTTCGAGGGCGCGACCCAGCTCTACCCCGACGGCCGGCGCGTGGATTCCATCGCCGGCAGCGGCCATGACCGCCACGCCGCGCTGGACCATGCGCTGCTGCGCTCGCTCGGCATCCGCACCGCGCGGGAATCCCTGCGCTGGCACCTCATCGAGCGGCAGGAGGGCCGGTTCGACTGGACCTCCGCCCGCGCGCAGATCGAGGGCGCGCGCGCGGCGGGCGTGGAGGTCATCTGGGACCTCTGCCATTGGGGCGTGCCGGAGGGGCTCGACATCATGGGCCCGGCCTTCCCCGGCCGCCTGGCGCGCTTCGCCGCCGCCGCCGCGCGAATGCTGCAGGCCGAGGGCGTGGCCACGGCGGGCTGGGTGCCGGTCAACGAGATCGGCTTCTGGGCCTGGGCCGGCGGCACGACGGGCGGCTTCGCGCCCTTCCTCACGGGCGAGGGCGGGGCGCTGAAGGCGCAGCTTCTCCATGCGCATCTCGCGGTGGTGGGGGCGCTTCGCGCCGCGGGCGCGCACCAGCCCGTGATCTTGTGCGAGCCGCTGATCCATGTGGTGCCCCGCCTGGGCGAGGACGGGAGCGAGGCGGCGGCGCGGGCGCAGATGGAAGGCGCCTTCGAGGCGGTGGAATGGCTGCTCGCCCGCGATGGGCAAGCCTTCGACGTGCTGGGCCTGAACCACTACCCCCACAACCAGTGGGACACGCAGGGCGAACGGCTTCACCCCGGCGACCCCGGCCACCGCCCCCTGCGCGACCTGCTGGCGGCGGTGGCGGCGCGCTTTCCCGTCCGGCTGGCGCTGTCCGAGACCGGCGCGGAGGAGCCGGAGGGCGATTCCTGGCTCGGCTATGTCGCGGCGGAATGCGCGGCGGCCCTGGCGGCGGGCGTGCCGCTGGAGGGGGTCTGCGTCTATCCCGTCATGGACTATCCAGGCTGGGAGAATGACCGGCATTGCCCCTGCGGGCCGATCGGCCAGCGCGAAAGGCAACGCTTCGTCCGGCCGGGCCAGGCCGCGGCCCTGGCCGGGCTGCGGCCGCCGGCGCGGTGA
- a CDS encoding SDR family oxidoreductase translates to MFAPDFMAGQRVLVTGGGSGLGRMMAEFLLAHGAEVEIWGRRAPVLEEACGQLNAAHPGRARFQAVDIKDADAVEAAIAASFATGHGPTRLINNAAGNFISRTEDLSHRGFRAVSDIVFNGTFHVTHALGKRWISEGTGGAIVTILVTWIWTGSPFVVPSAMSKAGLDAMTKSLAIEWGRHGIRLNGIAPGLIPTEGMLARIRPGENDPAAKWNARNPLGRTGTPEDIGRLAAFLLSDGAGWITGQTVALDGGQWLANGAGSYTEYLAWGDAEWAEARERIKARNAADKAQRGS, encoded by the coding sequence ATGTTCGCGCCCGATTTCATGGCGGGGCAGCGCGTCCTCGTCACCGGGGGCGGGTCGGGGCTCGGCCGGATGATGGCCGAGTTCCTGCTGGCCCATGGCGCCGAGGTGGAAATCTGGGGACGGCGCGCGCCGGTCCTGGAGGAGGCCTGCGGCCAGCTCAACGCCGCCCACCCGGGCCGCGCGCGCTTCCAGGCGGTGGACATCAAGGACGCCGACGCCGTCGAGGCCGCCATCGCGGCCAGCTTCGCGACCGGGCACGGGCCCACGCGGCTGATCAACAACGCGGCGGGCAACTTCATTTCCCGCACGGAGGATCTGTCGCATCGCGGCTTCCGCGCCGTCTCGGACATCGTCTTCAACGGGACCTTCCATGTGACCCATGCGCTGGGCAAGCGCTGGATCAGCGAGGGGACGGGGGGTGCCATCGTCACCATCCTCGTCACCTGGATCTGGACGGGCTCGCCCTTCGTGGTGCCGTCGGCCATGTCCAAGGCGGGGCTGGATGCCATGACCAAGTCGCTCGCCATCGAATGGGGGCGGCATGGCATCCGGTTGAACGGCATCGCGCCCGGCCTCATCCCGACCGAGGGCATGCTCGCCCGCATCCGCCCCGGCGAGAACGACCCGGCCGCCAAGTGGAACGCGCGCAACCCCTTGGGCCGCACCGGCACGCCCGAGGATATCGGCCGCCTCGCCGCCTTCCTACTGAGCGACGGGGCGGGCTGGATCACGGGCCAGACCGTGGCACTCGATGGCGGGCAGTGGCTCGCCAATGGCGCGGGGTCCTACACGGAGTATCTCGCCTGGGGCGATGCCGAATGGGCCGAGGCGCGTGAGCGCATCAAGGCCCGCAACGCGGCGGACAAGGCGCAGCGCGGCAGCTGA
- a CDS encoding tripartite tricarboxylate transporter substrate binding protein, with amino-acid sequence MNRRTLLLAGLAAPAIAPGLAAAQSFPSRPITLLVPFPPGGSTDIQMRAFAEAATRAFGVNVITENRPGAGATLSAAAMLRTQPDGYTIAQLPLPALRLPFMQRMAFNPRTDFTPIIHLTGYLFMMCVRQDSPYQSWADLVADCRRRPGEVRWGNTGANGTPHLTLVDIAQRENLDVIHVPFRGEADSTPNILGGHIEAAATGSGPLTLIAQGRMRALNVWSRERSAKIPEVPTLTELGYENMVVTSPYGLVGPRGMNPEIVHRLHEGFRAALHDPAHLATLERIDMPLEYLNTADYAAFMARTTDEEEARVNRLGLRM; translated from the coding sequence ATGAACCGTCGCACCCTGCTGCTGGCCGGGCTTGCCGCGCCGGCCATCGCGCCCGGCCTCGCCGCCGCGCAGAGCTTCCCCAGCCGGCCCATCACGCTGCTGGTGCCCTTCCCGCCGGGTGGCTCGACCGACATCCAGATGCGCGCCTTCGCCGAGGCCGCGACGCGCGCCTTCGGCGTGAACGTCATCACGGAAAACCGGCCGGGCGCGGGGGCCACGCTGTCGGCCGCCGCCATGCTGCGGACCCAGCCCGATGGCTACACCATCGCGCAGCTTCCCCTGCCCGCGCTGCGCCTGCCCTTCATGCAGCGCATGGCCTTCAACCCGCGCACGGACTTCACGCCCATCATCCACCTGACGGGCTACCTGTTCATGATGTGCGTGCGCCAGGACAGCCCCTATCAGAGCTGGGCGGATCTGGTGGCCGATTGCCGCCGCCGCCCGGGCGAGGTGCGCTGGGGCAATACCGGCGCCAATGGCACGCCGCACCTGACGCTGGTGGACATCGCGCAGCGCGAGAATCTGGACGTCATCCACGTCCCCTTCCGTGGCGAGGCCGACAGCACGCCCAATATCCTGGGCGGGCATATCGAGGCGGCGGCGACGGGTTCGGGGCCGCTGACGCTGATCGCGCAGGGGCGGATGCGGGCCTTGAACGTCTGGTCGCGCGAACGCTCGGCCAAGATCCCCGAGGTGCCGACGCTGACCGAACTCGGCTACGAGAACATGGTCGTCACCTCGCCCTATGGGCTGGTCGGGCCGCGCGGCATGAACCCCGAGATCGTCCATCGCCTGCATGAGGGCTTCCGCGCCGCCCTGCACGACCCCGCGCACCTGGCCACGCTGGAGCGGATCGACATGCCCCTCGAATACCTCAACACGGCCGACTACGCGGCCTTCATGGCGCGCACGACCGATGAGGAAGAGGCGCGCGTGAACCGCCTGGGGCTGCGCATGTGA
- a CDS encoding tripartite tricarboxylate transporter substrate binding protein: protein MNRRKLLLASLAAPAIAPNLAAAQSFPNRPITLLVPFPPGGATDIQMRSFAEAATRAFGVNVLTENRPGAGATLSASTVARARPDGYTIAQFPLPAMRLPFMQRMPFNPRTDFTPIMHLTGYLFIMCVRGDSPYRTWADLVADARRRPGEVRIGNTGANGTPHLANIDLATRSNIEVTHVPFRGEGDAIPALLGGHIEATASGSGPIQLITEGRLRALNVWTRERSRRLPDVPTLIELGFQDMVVTSPYGLVGPAGMDPEIVARLHQGFRTALNDPAHLATLERLDMPVEYLNPADYAAFIARTIQEEEARVDRLGLRG, encoded by the coding sequence ATGAACCGTCGCAAGCTGCTGCTGGCGTCGCTGGCCGCGCCGGCCATCGCGCCCAACCTCGCCGCCGCGCAATCCTTTCCGAACCGCCCCATCACGCTGCTGGTGCCCTTCCCGCCGGGCGGGGCCACCGACATCCAGATGCGCAGCTTCGCCGAGGCCGCCACGCGCGCCTTCGGCGTGAACGTGCTGACCGAGAACCGGCCGGGCGCGGGGGCGACGCTCTCGGCCTCGACGGTCGCGCGCGCGCGGCCCGATGGCTACACCATCGCGCAATTCCCGCTGCCGGCCATGCGCCTGCCCTTCATGCAGCGCATGCCCTTCAACCCGCGCACCGACTTCACGCCCATCATGCACCTGACGGGCTATCTCTTCATCATGTGCGTGCGCGGCGACAGCCCCTATCGCACATGGGCCGACCTCGTGGCCGATGCGCGGCGCCGCCCGGGCGAGGTCCGCATCGGCAACACCGGCGCCAATGGCACGCCGCATCTGGCGAACATCGACCTCGCCACGCGGTCGAACATCGAGGTCACGCACGTCCCCTTCCGCGGCGAGGGCGATGCCATCCCGGCCCTGCTGGGCGGGCATATCGAGGCGACGGCCAGCGGCTCGGGGCCCATCCAGCTCATCACCGAGGGGCGGCTGCGGGCGCTGAACGTCTGGACGCGCGAACGCTCGCGCCGCCTGCCGGATGTGCCGACGCTGATCGAACTGGGCTTCCAGGACATGGTCGTCACCTCGCCCTATGGGCTGGTGGGCCCGGCCGGCATGGACCCCGAGATCGTGGCCCGGCTGCACCAGGGCTTCCGCACCGCGCTGAACGACCCCGCGCATCTCGCCACGCTGGAGCGGCTGGACATGCCGGTGGAATACCTGAACCCCGCCGACTACGCGGCCTTCATCGCGCGCACCATCCAGGAGGAAGAGGCGCGGGTGGACCGTCTCGGCCTGCGGGGCTGA
- a CDS encoding acyl-CoA dehydrogenase family protein translates to MDTNAAAARPFRARDIFSTEHEMFRDQVRRFVEREVAPHHRDWEHAGVVPRELWRKAGEQGLLCTMLPEELGGAGGDFGHACIVLEELARVNASGVAFQLHSDIVVPYIQHYATPEKRAEWLPKMVSGEMIGAIAMTEPGMGSDLKAVRTSAVRDGDEWVINGSKTFISNGQNAGLVIVVCRTDPEAGRRGMSLICVEEGTKGFTRGRNLEKIGMHAQDTSELFFEDVRVPAANLLGELNMGFRQLMHQLPQERLIIAVRCGISMETMLEKTIEYTKQRQIFGQTVFDFQVHRFKLAQAKAEIGMFRVYLDDCIARHMRGELSAEEAAAVKLLGTEMQNRLLDDFLQMHGGYGYMAEYEIGRAWADARVGRIYGGSSEVMREIIARTL, encoded by the coding sequence ATGGACACCAATGCCGCCGCCGCGCGCCCCTTCCGGGCCCGCGACATCTTCTCGACCGAGCACGAGATGTTCCGCGACCAGGTGCGCCGCTTCGTGGAGCGCGAGGTCGCCCCGCACCACCGCGACTGGGAACATGCGGGCGTGGTGCCGCGCGAGCTGTGGCGGAAGGCCGGCGAGCAGGGTCTGCTCTGCACCATGCTGCCGGAGGAGCTGGGCGGCGCGGGCGGGGATTTCGGCCATGCCTGCATCGTGCTGGAGGAACTGGCGCGCGTGAACGCGAGCGGCGTCGCCTTCCAGCTCCATTCGGACATCGTGGTGCCCTACATCCAGCACTACGCCACGCCGGAGAAGCGCGCGGAATGGCTGCCGAAGATGGTCTCGGGCGAGATGATCGGCGCCATCGCCATGACCGAACCCGGCATGGGCAGCGACCTCAAGGCGGTGCGCACCTCCGCCGTGCGTGATGGCGATGAGTGGGTCATCAACGGGTCCAAGACCTTCATCTCCAACGGGCAGAATGCGGGCCTCGTCATCGTGGTCTGCCGCACGGACCCGGAGGCGGGGCGACGCGGCATGTCGCTGATCTGCGTGGAGGAGGGCACGAAGGGTTTCACCCGCGGCCGCAACCTCGAAAAGATCGGCATGCACGCCCAGGACACGAGCGAGCTGTTCTTCGAGGATGTGCGCGTGCCCGCCGCCAATCTGCTGGGCGAGCTGAACATGGGCTTCCGCCAGCTGATGCACCAGCTGCCGCAGGAGCGCCTCATCATCGCCGTGCGCTGCGGCATCAGCATGGAGACCATGCTGGAGAAGACCATCGAATACACCAAGCAGCGGCAGATCTTCGGCCAGACGGTGTTCGACTTCCAGGTGCACCGCTTCAAGCTGGCCCAGGCCAAGGCCGAGATCGGCATGTTCCGCGTCTATCTGGACGACTGCATCGCCCGCCACATGCGCGGCGAGCTTTCGGCCGAGGAGGCGGCGGCGGTGAAGCTGCTCGGCACCGAGATGCAGAACCGGCTGCTCGATGATTTCCTGCAGATGCATGGCGGCTATGGCTACATGGCCGAATATGAGATCGGCCGCGCCTGGGCCGATGCGCGGGTGGGCCGGATCTATGGCGGCTCCTCCGAGGTCATGCGCGAGATCATCGCGCGCACGCTGTAA
- a CDS encoding CaiB/BaiF CoA transferase family protein, whose amino-acid sequence MGPLRGVKVLEMAGIGPGPFCAMLLADLGATVIRIERPDGPPGDRRDVVMRGRRSLALDLKNPKAVEAVLRLAEQSDVLIEGFRPGVMERLGLGPEAVRGRNPRLVYGRMTGWGQDGPMAKLAGHDINYIALTGALHAMGRAGEPPAPPLNLVGDYGGGGMLLAMGIMAALVERATSGEGQVVDAAMVDGAALLMAPIFGMKARGRWGAKRGANFLDGAASFYDSYACACGGFVAVGPIEPQFFAEMLARMGLDPARFEDRMNPAQWPAHKALLAEAFRARTRDEWAAIFADSDGCVAPILSMEEAPSHPHNAARGTFVERDGAVQPAPAPRFSRTPGEIGAPPALKGEHSREVLAEFGFAPEEIEALAPAASPR is encoded by the coding sequence ATGGGTCCATTGCGCGGCGTGAAGGTGCTGGAGATGGCGGGCATCGGCCCCGGCCCCTTCTGCGCCATGCTGCTGGCCGACCTGGGCGCCACGGTGATCCGCATCGAGCGCCCCGACGGCCCGCCCGGCGACCGGCGCGATGTCGTGATGCGCGGCCGCCGGTCCCTCGCGCTGGACCTGAAGAACCCCAAGGCGGTGGAGGCGGTGCTGCGCCTCGCGGAACAATCCGACGTGCTGATCGAGGGCTTCCGGCCGGGGGTGATGGAGCGCCTGGGCCTCGGCCCCGAGGCGGTGCGCGGCCGCAATCCGCGCCTGGTCTATGGGCGCATGACGGGATGGGGGCAGGACGGCCCCATGGCGAAGCTGGCGGGCCATGACATCAACTACATCGCGCTGACGGGCGCGCTGCACGCGATGGGCCGGGCGGGCGAGCCCCCTGCCCCGCCGCTCAACCTGGTGGGCGATTACGGCGGCGGCGGCATGCTGCTCGCCATGGGCATCATGGCCGCCTTGGTGGAACGCGCCACCAGCGGCGAGGGCCAGGTGGTGGACGCCGCCATGGTGGATGGCGCGGCCCTGCTGATGGCGCCCATCTTCGGCATGAAGGCGCGCGGACGTTGGGGGGCAAAGCGCGGCGCCAATTTCCTCGATGGCGCGGCCAGCTTCTATGACAGCTACGCCTGCGCCTGCGGCGGCTTCGTGGCCGTCGGCCCCATCGAGCCGCAATTCTTCGCGGAGATGCTGGCGCGCATGGGCCTCGACCCCGCCCGTTTCGAGGACCGGATGAACCCCGCCCAATGGCCCGCCCACAAGGCCCTCCTGGCCGAGGCCTTCCGCGCCCGCACCCGCGACGAATGGGCCGCCATCTTCGCGGACAGCGATGGCTGCGTGGCGCCCATCCTCTCCATGGAGGAAGCGCCCTCCCACCCGCACAACGCCGCCCGCGGCACCTTCGTGGAACGGGATGGCGCGGTGCAGCCCGCCCCCGCGCCGCGCTTCTCGCGCACGCCGGGCGAAATCGGCGCCCCGCCGGCGCTGAAGGGCGAGCACAGCCGGGAGGTGCTGGCGGAATTCGGTTTCGCCCCGGAGGAAATCGAAGCCCTCGCGCCCGCCGCAAGCCCGCGCTAG
- a CDS encoding phosphotransferase translates to MDEARLAAWLSAEAGAPVAIRAASLLTGGAIQQNWALSVTRGGAQEEWVLRTDNAATLAVSLPRLEEFALFQAAHAAGVTVPEPLFACADTSVLGAPFFVMRRVAGSATAHKLAKAAAAQGGDDALVAALGRELARIHRITPPRDDLAFLGAPPADPALAFVAAMRARLDAAGTPRPVLEWGLEALSRHAPPPLPPVLNHNDFRTGNVMVEGGRLTAVLDWEFAAWGDPHADLGWFCAPCWRFGNRALEAGGLGSRAAFLAGYAEAGAAPDPARLPFWELAATIRWAVIAADQGARHLSGRERGLELALTAQIVPELELDILAQVDGLEGVAVQPTAPEAVPRNPPSPLLEAPDAADLLATAREALLGKLLPALPPALHYEARMAANAIAIASRAIGVAPGFAPDLAALAAEIRNGTARREEVRALLRRLTHLRCAITNPRALGAAQ, encoded by the coding sequence ATGGATGAGGCGCGGCTCGCCGCCTGGCTGAGCGCGGAGGCGGGCGCGCCTGTTGCCATCCGCGCGGCGTCGCTGCTGACGGGGGGCGCGATCCAGCAGAACTGGGCGCTGTCGGTCACGCGCGGCGGCGCGCAGGAAGAGTGGGTGCTGCGGACGGACAATGCCGCGACACTCGCCGTCTCGCTGCCGCGGCTGGAGGAATTCGCGCTGTTCCAGGCGGCGCATGCGGCGGGTGTGACGGTGCCCGAACCCCTCTTCGCCTGCGCCGATACCTCGGTGCTGGGTGCCCCCTTCTTCGTGATGCGCCGCGTGGCGGGGAGTGCGACGGCGCACAAGCTGGCCAAGGCCGCCGCCGCGCAAGGCGGGGATGACGCGCTGGTGGCGGCACTCGGGCGCGAGTTGGCGCGCATCCATCGCATCACGCCGCCGCGCGACGACCTGGCCTTCCTCGGCGCGCCGCCCGCCGACCCGGCGCTGGCCTTCGTGGCCGCCATGCGCGCGCGGCTGGACGCCGCCGGCACGCCGCGCCCGGTGCTGGAATGGGGGCTGGAGGCGCTGTCCCGCCACGCGCCCCCGCCGCTTCCGCCCGTGCTGAACCACAATGACTTCCGCACCGGCAATGTCATGGTCGAGGGCGGGCGGCTGACGGCGGTGCTGGACTGGGAATTCGCCGCCTGGGGCGACCCGCATGCGGATCTCGGCTGGTTCTGCGCGCCCTGCTGGCGCTTCGGCAACCGCGCGCTGGAGGCCGGCGGCCTCGGTTCCCGCGCCGCCTTCCTGGCGGGCTATGCCGAGGCTGGCGCCGCCCCCGACCCCGCCCGCCTGCCCTTCTGGGAGCTGGCGGCCACCATCCGCTGGGCCGTGATCGCGGCCGACCAGGGGGCGCGGCACCTCTCGGGCCGCGAGCGCGGGCTGGAGCTGGCCCTGACGGCGCAGATCGTGCCCGAGCTGGAGCTGGACATCCTGGCGCAGGTGGACGGGCTGGAGGGCGTCGCGGTGCAGCCGACTGCACCGGAAGCGGTGCCGCGCAACCCGCCCTCGCCCCTGCTGGAAGCACCCGACGCGGCCGACCTTCTCGCCACCGCGCGCGAGGCGCTGCTGGGCAAGCTGCTGCCCGCCTTGCCGCCCGCGCTGCACTACGAGGCGCGGATGGCGGCCAATGCCATCGCCATCGCCTCCCGCGCCATCGGCGTGGCGCCGGGCTTCGCGCCGGACCTCGCGGCGCTGGCCGCCGAAATCCGCAACGGCACCGCGCGGCGGGAGGAGGTGCGCGCCCTGCTGCGCCGCCTCACCCACCTGCGCTGCGCCATCACCAATCCCCGCGCCCTGGGCGCGGCACAATAG